One window of Uloborus diversus isolate 005 chromosome 3, Udiv.v.3.1, whole genome shotgun sequence genomic DNA carries:
- the LOC129218108 gene encoding GATA zinc finger domain-containing protein 14-like codes for MPGSLLLSNDARSDLSALSSKSLDSKLSAKKVSFNKAVRVKQYPWRPEAEIHSTDHLTLPSNRFWFKVYRNRHESAQNKHFGIPLGTPTWNEESVNSTHDSLAPIAEVEDQEIENNTLSSIQEKLKRYDKYGDEKEDENNFSYNSYEDIDNQPTEPPIDYYEDTYSDRNTYLNNAKSAWELNDTPSNQNLSQRYTFHPNSISNNYNAPHNKLISEESDSSNLSLLLTKDLPNVRLPRMTARNDLTRRSERRWNAFDNSKPRERRSRSHDDHFDHETILDLKKADKSVSTEDLNSNFSLINSPNRFFKPSRDIATQCYGTLSKDRNGEKLNSASTPLFTRSQLNPNLLTDVSNRINNFKSSPSKSPLYSNDIKADSVINKTSKRDNSFFSNDNRLNPKTNNLTTNASTSNSRNFNSSFRKYDPLANSEIHSENSKLLTRRENVVSNAYKSNASKSDYTRQDFRYPNTYLSRDSLKSLDNNRDKLSSTVGYVRGRQIPLTEVNTNTNRRVIGRNEMSNNRSAASSKFGRGTNTSSAFNGTNKSQETTGNQQSNKKHLISNAENIRGKNTKTDNSSSKKYLSNSNNEDSTMIDWSLSGFQLAPKSDNGIMSVSDSECTVNRRPPLLMYIPGVSYHNRPADEDDRLSALSDMSRTELSDGLSPLSYFSNKDNGFRSDIRRRYSMPKDSKVKWMKWKNNAKK; via the coding sequence ATGCCTGGCAGTTTGCTTCTTTCCAATGATGCTCGTTCAGATCTCTCAGCCTTATCGTCTAAAAGTCTGGATTCTAAATtatcagcaaagaaagtcagTTTTAATAAAGCTGTCCGGGTGAAGCAATATCCTTGGCGACCTGAAGCAGAAATACATTCTACAGATCATCTGACATTACCAAGCAACAGATTCTGGTTTAAGGTTTACAGAAACCGACATGAGTCAGCACAGAACAAGCATTTTGGAATTCCATTGGGGACGCCTACTTGGAATGAAGAAAGTGTTAACTCTACGCACGATTCTTTAGCTCCAATCGCTGAAGTTGAAgaccaagaaattgaaaataatacatTGAGCTCGATCcaggaaaaattgaaaaggtaCGACAAATACGGTGATGAGAAGGAAGATGAAAACAATTTCTCATATAATAGTTATGAAGATATAGATAACCAGCCAACTGAACCACCAATAGATTATTATGAAGACACATATTCTGACCGAAATACCTATCTTAACAATGCAAAATCAGCATGGGAATTGAATGACACACCAAGTAATCAGAATCTTTCACAGAGATATACCTTTCATCCAAATTCCATATCAAACAATTATAATGCTCCACATAATAAGTTAATTTCTGAAGAATCTGATTCATCGAACTTATCATTATTACTAACCAAAGATCTTCCGAATGTAAGATTACCTCGAATGACGGCGAGAAATGACCTAACTAGACGGTCTGAACGGAGATGGAATGCCTTCGACAATTCCAAACCGAGAGAACGAAGATCAAGATCACATGATGACCATTTTGATCATGAAACTATTTTAGACCTCAAAAAAGCAGACAAATCGGTTTCCACAGAAGACCTCAATTCAAATTTTAGCTTAATTAATTCTCCCAATAGATTTTTCAAGCCTAGTCGTGACATAGCTACTCAGTGTTATGGCACATTATCTAAAGACAGAAACGGAGAGAAGCTTAACAGTGCATCAACACCATTGTTCACACGTTCACAATTAAACCCAAATCTTTTAACTGATGTCTCaaatagaataaataattttaagtcaTCTCCTAGTAAATCACCACTTTACAGCAATGACATAAAAGCAGACTCGGTCATCAACAAAACTTCCAAAAGAGATAATAGCTTTTTTTCGAATGACAATCGTTTAAACCCCAAAACTAATAATCTAACAACTAATGCTAGCACTTCAAACAGCAGAAACTTCAATTCGAGCTTCAGGAAATATGATCCACTTGCGAATAGCGAAATACATtcagaaaattcaaaacttttaacacGGAGAGAAAATGTGGTTTCTAACGCATACAAGTCAAACGCATCAAAATCGGATTACACAAGACAAGACTTTCGGTATCCAAATACATACTTAAGTAGagattcattgaaaagtttagaTAACAATAGAGATAAACTTTCATCAACAGTTGGATATGTTCGTGGACGTCAAATACCTCTCACAGAAGTCAACACCAACACAAATCGTAGAGTCATAGGCAGGAATGAAATGAGCAATAACCGTTCAGCAGCGTCGTCCAAGTTTGGACGAGGTACCAATACCTCGTCGGCTTTTAATGGCACCAATAAGTCTCAAGAAACGACTGGTAATcaacaatcaaataaaaaacatcTTATTTCCAATGCAGAAAACATAAGAGGAAAGAATACCAAAACTGATAACTCTTCATCAAAGAAATATCTGTCGAATAGCAACAACGAAGATAGTACCATGATTGATTGGTCCTTATCGGGATTTCAGCTTGCTCCCAAATCTGATAATGGTATTATGTCTGTTTCAGACAGCGAATGTACAGTTAATAGACGACCTCCATTGCTTATGTACATACCAGGAGTAAGTTATCACAATAGACCAGCAGATGAAGATGATCGACTTTCCGCATTGAGTGATATGTCTCGAACTGAATTGAGTGATGGCTTAAGTCCACTGAGCTATTTCTCCAACAAAGACAATGGGTTCAGAAGTGATATAAGACGACGCTACTCTATGCCAAAAGATagcaaagtgaaatggatgaagtggaaaaataatgcaaaaaagtaa